AGGACTGAATGCGGGCGGACAAGGGCACAGCTCACCCCGCGCGGGCGGGGCGGGCCCACACCCAAGAGGCCAACCGCCGTCGTGCTTGAACAAAAAATGCGCCCGTCCGCCGTAAATGCGCCCGGTGTACGGGGCACATTTATGGGGGACGGGCGCGAAAACTGCCGCAGCGTCATGGCACCGGCAGAGCCGGGCCGCCGGAAGCGTTACGCCAGGCGGGTCAGCCAGCCGTGCAGGTCCTCGATCACGCCGGTCTGGATGCCCACGAGCTGCTCGCGAATGGCGGCCGTAACCTCGCCAATGCCGGTGGCGGGCGAGGCGATGGTGCCCTCGGCCGTCTTCAGCTCGCCGATCGGGGTGATGACAGCGGCCGTGCCACAGGCAAACACCTCGGTGATCTCGCCCGAGGCCACGCCGGAGCGCCATTCGTCGATCGTGATCTTGCGTTCTTCGACCTTCAAACCGCGGTCGGCGGCAAGCTGCATCACGGAGGAACGGGTGATGCCATGCAGGATGTGACCATTGAGTTCGGGGGTGACGAGCGTGCCGTCCTGGAACACGAAGAAGACGTTCATGCCGCCGAGCTCTTCAACGGCGTTGTCATTGTGCGGGTCAAGGAACAGCACCTGCTTGCAGCCGTTGGCCTCGGCTTCCATCTGCGCGGCCAGCGATGCAGCGTAGTTGCCGCCGCATTTTGCCTCGCCAGTGCCGCCCTCGCCGGCGCGGGCATAGGTGGTGGTGAGCCAGATCGACACGGGCTTGAGCTCACCGCCGAAGTAGTTCCCGGCCGGGGAGGCGATCACGCGGTAGGACACT
This genomic interval from Arthrobacter sp. PAMC 25486 contains the following:
- a CDS encoding branched-chain amino acid aminotransferase — encoded protein: MTQIANELTFSQQLNENPKSSVEREAILANPGFGDYFTDHTAVVDFKVDAEGQGGWSNARIEPYGPILMDPAAAVLHYGQEIFEGMKAYRHADGSIWTFRADANAARLNASARRLALPELPTETFVESLRQLVAIDQDWVPSRDGDALYLRPFMIATEAFLGVRPAREVSYRVIASPAGNYFGGELKPVSIWLTTTYARAGEGGTGEAKCGGNYAASLAAQMEAEANGCKQVLFLDPHNDNAVEELGGMNVFFVFQDGTLVTPELNGHILHGITRSSVMQLAADRGLKVEERKITIDEWRSGVASGEITEVFACGTAAVITPIGELKTAEGTIASPATGIGEVTAAIREQLVGIQTGVIEDLHGWLTRLA